From Paenibacillus polymyxa, the proteins below share one genomic window:
- a CDS encoding ArsR/SmtB family transcription factor encodes MNERDFKDGLFTEYARIGKCLSSPKRLEILDILIQGPKSVEVLSKMTSMSVANVSQHLQTLYQAKLVQSKKQGNFVYYELSDSSVLHFLNSLYDLSEKQLIEVQHIKEQFLGQFPDVEGVTMEELAMRMEKGEVTLLDVRPRDEYETAHIPGAVSVPIEELAEQLSLLPADSKIVAYCRGPYCLMAVRAIELLQAHGFKARHLDKSVHDWNDFILNEVTGS; translated from the coding sequence GTGAACGAACGAGATTTCAAAGATGGACTTTTCACCGAATACGCACGGATCGGAAAATGCTTGTCCAGCCCGAAAAGGTTGGAAATTCTTGATATTCTCATACAAGGACCCAAATCAGTTGAAGTTCTTTCTAAAATGACTTCGATGTCCGTTGCCAATGTTTCTCAGCATCTACAAACTCTATATCAGGCTAAGTTGGTTCAATCCAAAAAGCAAGGAAACTTTGTCTATTATGAACTTTCTGACTCATCTGTTTTGCACTTTTTAAATTCATTGTATGATCTGTCTGAAAAGCAGTTAATTGAAGTTCAACACATTAAAGAGCAATTTTTGGGTCAATTCCCAGATGTTGAAGGAGTCACAATGGAAGAATTGGCAATGCGGATGGAAAAAGGGGAGGTCACACTTCTTGATGTACGGCCGCGAGATGAATATGAAACTGCTCATATACCGGGAGCTGTTTCCGTTCCAATTGAAGAATTAGCGGAGCAGTTATCTCTGTTGCCAGCCGACTCGAAGATTGTGGCTTATTGCAGAGGCCCGTATTGCTTAATGGCGGTTAGGGCTATTGAATTGTTGCAAGCTCATGGCTTCAAAGCTAGACACTTGGATAAGAGTGTTCACGATTGGAACGACTTTATTCTTAACGAAGTGACAGGATCATGA
- a CDS encoding MarR family winged helix-turn-helix transcriptional regulator: MYKKYSSVEWVGVAMFNLEDCLAFITNRSGKIFSEALEKEFRPYNITRSQWIAMYYINTHKSMTQRELAEELSIKEPSVVRLLQKLEAEGYLLRSIDDADKRMKQIQLSDLGTQVCLKLLPIAEKFKQDTIAGISQDDLHIFESVLQRMVDNTRK, translated from the coding sequence ATGTATAAGAAATATAGTTCAGTTGAATGGGTTGGTGTGGCCATGTTTAACTTAGAGGATTGTCTTGCTTTTATTACCAATCGTAGTGGAAAAATCTTTTCGGAAGCCTTGGAGAAAGAATTTCGACCTTATAACATTACTAGGAGTCAATGGATTGCGATGTATTATATCAATACACACAAATCCATGACTCAACGGGAACTCGCAGAAGAATTGTCGATTAAGGAGCCAAGTGTCGTGCGGCTGCTACAAAAACTAGAAGCCGAAGGATATTTACTTCGCAGTATTGATGATGCAGATAAACGAATGAAACAAATTCAATTATCCGATCTTGGTACGCAGGTTTGCCTTAAGCTTCTGCCGATTGCTGAGAAGTTTAAGCAAGACACCATTGCTGGGATCTCTCAGGACGATCTTCATATCTTTGAGAGTGTGCTTCAGAGAATGGTTGATAACACAAGGAAATAA
- a CDS encoding MFS transporter, protein MNLTNASQKKQALINSYVESSDKQRKLYRRTLITVIFSQIFGGAGLAAGVTVGALLAQDMLGTDKFTGIPTALFTLGSAVAALLVGRFSQRFGRRMGLGLGFIAGGVGAVGVVVAALMNSITLLLISLLVYGSGTATNLQARYAGTDLANSKQRATAASMAMVFTTIGAVAGPNLVNVTGEFALSIGVPSLAGPFLLAAVAYTLAGIILLLLLHPDPLLVAKAVANQTAPGSQSNSDSEATRDGRKGITLGALIMIITQIVMVAIMTMTPVHMKHHGHGLGEVGLVIGFHIGAMYLPSLVTGILVDKVGRIAMAMASAVTLLLAGVVAALAPTDSMVMLIVALSLLGIGWNFGLISGTALIVDSTTTSNQAKVQGSVDVLIALAGASGGALSGMIVANSSYSILSYAGGILALALLPIMLWMRPKRA, encoded by the coding sequence ATGAATTTGACGAATGCTTCGCAGAAGAAGCAAGCGCTTATCAATTCCTATGTGGAATCTTCAGATAAGCAAAGAAAACTGTATCGTCGTACGCTTATCACCGTTATTTTCTCTCAAATTTTTGGAGGAGCTGGACTGGCTGCCGGAGTAACCGTTGGTGCGTTGTTGGCGCAAGATATGCTGGGTACGGATAAGTTCACGGGGATTCCTACAGCACTATTTACACTTGGATCAGCGGTTGCAGCACTCCTCGTCGGTCGGTTTTCCCAAAGATTTGGCCGACGAATGGGGTTAGGACTCGGTTTTATTGCAGGGGGAGTTGGGGCGGTTGGTGTCGTTGTAGCAGCTCTTATGAACAGTATTACCCTGCTTTTAATCTCCCTTCTTGTTTATGGATCGGGAACGGCTACAAACTTGCAGGCTCGCTATGCCGGTACAGATCTCGCTAATTCAAAGCAGCGAGCAACAGCTGCGAGTATGGCTATGGTCTTTACAACGATCGGAGCGGTAGCCGGTCCCAACTTAGTTAACGTTACGGGAGAGTTTGCGTTATCCATTGGAGTTCCCAGTTTAGCGGGACCTTTTCTTTTAGCGGCTGTAGCCTATACATTAGCAGGCATAATATTATTGCTACTTCTTCATCCAGATCCTTTATTGGTAGCCAAAGCAGTTGCGAATCAGACAGCACCAGGAAGCCAGTCGAATTCTGATTCTGAGGCTACTCGTGATGGCAGAAAAGGAATTACTCTTGGCGCTTTAATCATGATAATAACTCAAATTGTCATGGTTGCGATTATGACGATGACTCCCGTACATATGAAGCACCATGGACATGGACTCGGCGAAGTAGGATTAGTCATCGGTTTTCATATTGGCGCTATGTATCTTCCGTCCCTGGTTACGGGTATTCTTGTCGATAAGGTTGGTCGTATAGCGATGGCGATGGCTTCAGCTGTAACGCTACTTCTTGCTGGCGTAGTAGCTGCGCTGGCTCCCACTGATTCAATGGTTATGCTTATTGTGGCGCTTTCTCTTTTAGGGATAGGGTGGAATTTTGGACTGATTAGCGGAACCGCTTTGATTGTAGATTCGACAACAACATCTAATCAAGCTAAGGTACAGGGATCGGTGGACGTACTTATTGCTTTGGCAGGAGCTTCGGGAGGAGCACTGTCCGGGATGATTGTAGCAAATTCAAGCTATTCCATACTTTCTTATGCGGGAGGAATTCTGGCACTGGCATTACTTCCTATCATGTTATGGATGCGTCCAAAGAGAGCATAG